In Pseudomonadota bacterium, a genomic segment contains:
- a CDS encoding phosphoglucomutase/phosphomannomutase family protein: MDIAFGTDGWRAIIADSFTFENVRLVARAIARYLQWEGRSAQPVYRPNLAGGYPSPFRAAASGLVVGYDTRFLSPRFARAVADEVAAQGIPVLLADTFSPTPALSQAVRDHEAAGAVVITASHNPSDYNGLKLKPEYASSSLPEITDALMPFIAAERANPTPRRDVPAEVRVFSPLDGYRAELSALVDLERIRQADLDIVVDPMHGAGAGVIRGLLGDAHVREIRGTPDPTFGGVNPEPILKNLQALMTALSSAPGGHLPARRVGVATDGDADRVGAADGRGHFFNAHEIFAVLMWHLVTRKGWTGGVVKTFSTSEMIGRLAAHLGLPVHETPIGFKYIVEHMLTHDILIGGEESGGIGVKNHVPERDGVLSSLLLLEAAAWENESVEQVLARIHEITGPFAYDRVDLHLSSRAQMTEAVASLKASTPSTVGGAKVMSVETVDGVKLRLADDAWILFRPSGTEPVLRVYVEAPSAARVEAILRDGERLAVSGTCALKGAH; encoded by the coding sequence ATGGACATCGCCTTCGGAACAGACGGCTGGCGCGCCATCATCGCCGATTCGTTCACGTTCGAGAACGTGCGCCTGGTTGCGCGCGCCATCGCCCGCTACCTGCAGTGGGAGGGGCGTTCGGCCCAGCCGGTCTACCGCCCGAACCTCGCTGGCGGATACCCGTCGCCCTTCCGCGCCGCTGCAAGCGGGCTGGTTGTAGGCTACGACACGCGCTTCCTTTCGCCTCGCTTCGCGCGCGCAGTGGCTGACGAGGTGGCCGCCCAGGGCATCCCGGTGCTGCTGGCCGACACGTTCTCGCCCACGCCCGCACTGTCGCAGGCCGTGCGCGATCACGAGGCCGCGGGCGCGGTCGTCATCACGGCGAGTCACAACCCCAGCGATTACAATGGTCTCAAGCTCAAGCCCGAGTACGCCTCGAGCAGCCTGCCCGAGATCACCGATGCGCTCATGCCGTTCATTGCCGCCGAGCGCGCCAACCCGACGCCTCGGCGCGACGTGCCGGCCGAGGTGCGCGTCTTCTCCCCGCTCGACGGTTATCGCGCCGAGCTCTCGGCTCTGGTCGATCTCGAGCGCATCCGCCAGGCCGATCTCGACATCGTGGTCGACCCGATGCACGGAGCGGGCGCGGGGGTGATTCGCGGCCTGCTGGGTGACGCCCACGTGCGTGAGATCCGCGGGACGCCCGACCCGACCTTCGGCGGGGTGAATCCGGAGCCCATCCTCAAGAACCTCCAGGCGCTCATGACCGCCCTGTCGAGCGCGCCGGGCGGTCATCTGCCCGCGCGGCGCGTGGGCGTGGCTACCGATGGCGATGCCGATCGGGTGGGAGCCGCCGATGGCCGCGGTCACTTCTTCAACGCCCACGAGATCTTTGCCGTCTTGATGTGGCATCTGGTCACGCGCAAGGGCTGGACAGGCGGGGTCGTGAAGACCTTCTCGACCAGCGAGATGATTGGGCGGCTGGCGGCGCATCTCGGCCTGCCGGTGCATGAGACCCCCATCGGCTTCAAGTACATCGTCGAGCACATGCTCACCCACGACATCTTGATCGGGGGCGAGGAGAGCGGTGGCATCGGCGTCAAGAACCACGTTCCGGAGCGCGATGGGGTGCTCTCGAGCCTGTTGCTGCTCGAGGCCGCCGCCTGGGAGAACGAGAGCGTCGAACAGGTGCTGGCCCGCATCCACGAGATCACGGGGCCGTTCGCCTACGATCGGGTCGACCTTCACCTCTCCAGCCGCGCGCAGATGACCGAGGCCGTGGCGTCGCTCAAGGCGTCGACGCCCTCGACCGTGGGGGGGGCGAAGGTGATGTCGGTGGAGACGGTTGACGGGGTCAAGCTTCGTCTCGCCGACGACGCCTGGATACTGTTTCGCCCAAGTGGCACCGAGCCGGTGCTGCGGGTGTACGTCGAGGCGCCGAGTGCCGCGCGGGTCGAGGCCATCTTGCGCGATGGCGAGCGTCTGGCGGTCAGCGGAACCTGCGCGCTGAAGGGGGCCCAT